A region of the Desulfovibrio psychrotolerans genome:
GTAGCGAATCTGCTCCTTCACGGCGGCTTCAAACTTCTCGTAGGTGTCAAACTGCTCCAGCGGCCCCATGTCCGGGCAAACCTTCTTGCCGTACCACAGCGGCACGCCGTGGTTGAGCACCAGCTCGATGCAGATGGGCCACTGCGTATACGCGGTGGAGGTCCACTGATACAGGCGGCCGGACTTCTGAGGCTCCACGCAGCCCATAAGGCAGTAGTCGCGGGCATCTTCCATGGAAACGCCCTTGGCCAGCATCATCTTTATGTGCGCATCGTCAAAGTGCACGGCGGGAAAGCCCATGCCGGAGCGGATAACATCCACGATCTTCTTCAGATACTTCAGCGGCGACCTGTTGTGCACGCGGGTGGCAAGCGAAGGCTGGTAGATGCGCACGTGGCGCACGGCGTCCATGAGCAGATAGGTCAGGTCGTTGGTGGCATCGCGCCCGTCACGGGTCACGCCGCCCACGCACATGTTCACGAACGGCTGGTATCCCGCAAAGAACTTGGACCCGCCTTCGCTGGTTATCCACATCATTTCGGACATCTTGATGAGCATGCAGCCCGCAAGGTCAAACGCCTCGTACTCGCTCAGACGGCCCGAATCGATATCCGCCCGGTAGAAGGGATACATGTACTGGTCCACACGGCCAATGGACATACCCGTCTGGTTTTCTTCCACCACCAGCAGCGATTCAATGGTCCACACGGCCTGAATGGCTTCCCAGAAGTTGGTGGGCGCGTGCGCGGGAACCCGCGCATTCACTTCAGATATCTTCAGCAGCTCAGCCTTGCGCCGGGGGTCGGTTTCCTTGGCGGCAAGTTCGGCTGCGTACTGCGACATGCGGCGCGCATAGATCATCACGCCTTCGGCGGTGTCGATGACAGACTTGTAGAAGTAGATCTTCTCGATATCGTCCGGGTTCTCGTAATCCAGATGTTCCAGATGCTCGCGGGCTTCACGCTGAATATCCAGCATCCCCTTCTTCATCAGAATCACGTCATAGCCGGGGTTGGAGTCGCCCCCGCCGTTCACGGCGTGGTAGGAGCAGTCAGAAACATACGACTCGCCGGAAAGCTCCCACAGTCCCGCCTCGCGGTACTGGCTTTCGCAGTATTCGTCCACGGACTGGCTCTTCCAGAAGGGGAAGATTTCCTCGCGCATGATGCGCTTGTCTTCATCGGAAATGTAGAAAGGGTCCTGCGGGCGGCTGCCAATGGTATCCATCTCGGCTTCCATCCAGCGCCATGCGATGTCGGGAGAAAACGCCCCTGCGCGCGGTGCGCCGTTGGGTGCGCCCACGATGAGTTCGTGGTCCTGAATAACCAGCGGCGCGGTTTCGCAGCAATACCGGAAGCTCTTGCCCCGCAGCAGAACCTTGGGCATGCCCGGATTTTCCTTGGCAATCTTGGTGATGGCCCGGGCACGGTGGGTCGTTACGCTGGGAACGTGCTTAAGGAAATTCTCCTTCAGCCGGACATGGCGCTCCGTGGGTCCGTCAGGAATCCCGCCGGCAACCGCAGAAGCGGCAGCATACGGCGCGGCGGCAGGCTGGCTGCGGACAATCTCTGCGGAAACGCCTTCGAATATCTTGCGCAGCGAGGCACGTTCCGCCGGGGTCAGGTTCTTTGTAGCCTCTGCGAGCTTGGTTGAAAAATCGTGAAGATCCACTTTGCATCCTCCCTTTATCAGCTATTGACCATCACCTGAAGCAGAGCCGTCCATGGCGCGGATGGCTTCCTGCAGCAGCCGGTGCAATGCCTGCATCTGTATGGAATTACAGTCTTCCTTGTTCAAAATATCTGCCTGCCCCGTAGCCGCCAAATCTCCGGCTGTCACTCCGGCTGTCGCTCCGGCTGCCGTTCCGGGCGCAGTGCCGTTCGCATAATGGGTGCCGTCCATGTCCCGCACGCCGTATCCCACCCTGCGCGTGTACACGAGGTGCAGCGGAGAAACGTTGTCCGAGGTGATGCCCTGCCCGGTGGAACCGCTGCCCAGGGTCATGGAGGGGAAAAGATTGGTGGTCGCGCCCATGCCGCCAAAGGTGGAAGGCGTGTTAACCAGCAGCCGCGCAACCGGTTTGCGCAACGCAAACTGCCGTATGACTTCCTCATCTCTGGAGTGGATGACCAGCGTGTGGGCGCTGCGTTCGTGCACCAGCAGTTCAATGCACTTCTCGCAGGCATGCATCCAGTCGTCTTCCACGTACAGGGCAAGCACAGGGCAAAGCAGTTCGCGGCAGTAGGGGTCAGAAACGGAAACATACCTGCGGTCCGCCACAAGCACAGTGGTTTCTTCCGGCACGCAAAACCCTGCCCGGCGGGCAAGGGCAGCAGGCGCAAGGCCCACCATGGCAGGATTCCTCCTGCCATCCGCGCAGAAGAATAACGCGCCCAGCCGGTGCGATTCCTCTTCAGACATGAAATACGCCCCGTTCTCCCGCAGTGCCCGGCGCACCTCCTGCTCAATGCAGGCGTCCGCCACAATGGACTGCTCCGCCGAAGAGGCGATACCGTTATCAAAGGTCTTGCTGGCAATGATATCCCGCACCGCGCGGTTCACGTCCGCCGTGCGCTCAATAAAGGCGGGACCGTGCCCCGTGCCGCCGCAGATGACGGACTTGCCCGCATCACGCGCTTCGCGCACCATGCCCGGCACCCCGGTCACCATGACCAGCGATACCGCAGGGTGCCGCATCAGCTCGCGCGTGCCGCTCCGGGTAACCGTGTCCAGATAGGCAAGGGCGCCTTCGGGCAGACCGTGAGCATAGGCGGCAGTGGCCATAATCCCCAGCACCTTGCCTATGCTGCCGCACGCGCGGGGGTGCGGGGAAAAGATGATGGCGTTGCCGGACTTGATGGCGATAAGGGCATTGTGAATGGTGGTGGAAACCGGACTGGTCACAGGGCAAAGGGAAACAACCACTCCCACGGGCACGCCGATATCCAGCAGACGCCGCTCCCGGTCCTCGCCTATCACGCCCACGCACCGCATGCCCCGCAACCGCATGCGCACGGTGTCGCACACAAAGCGGTTTTTCAGGTACTTGTCCTGCCATCTGCCATAGCCGGTTTCTTCCTGCGACTGTACGGCAAGCGCACGCACATGCCCTTCCACGGCATCGGCCATGGCTTCCACTATGGCATCCAGCCGCTCCTGCGTGAACGCGGCAAGCCGCCGCTGCGCCTCAAAGGCGTTCTCGGCCAGAATTCTGGCCTTCTGCATGGAGAGCAGGTCGCTGTCGACTATCATCATGCACCCCTCAACCCTTCACCGCGTCTTCGCACGGCTGCGCACACCACCACCGTCCGCCTGTCCGCCCCTTGCAGGCCGGAACCGCAAAACGCATTTGCCAACAGCCTGCTAGGCCAGCAGGTTTTCCAGAGCGTACCGCTTGGTAATCTTC
Encoded here:
- the cutC gene encoding choline trimethylamine-lyase, giving the protein MDLHDFSTKLAEATKNLTPAERASLRKIFEGVSAEIVRSQPAAAPYAAASAVAGGIPDGPTERHVRLKENFLKHVPSVTTHRARAITKIAKENPGMPKVLLRGKSFRYCCETAPLVIQDHELIVGAPNGAPRAGAFSPDIAWRWMEAEMDTIGSRPQDPFYISDEDKRIMREEIFPFWKSQSVDEYCESQYREAGLWELSGESYVSDCSYHAVNGGGDSNPGYDVILMKKGMLDIQREAREHLEHLDYENPDDIEKIYFYKSVIDTAEGVMIYARRMSQYAAELAAKETDPRRKAELLKISEVNARVPAHAPTNFWEAIQAVWTIESLLVVEENQTGMSIGRVDQYMYPFYRADIDSGRLSEYEAFDLAGCMLIKMSEMMWITSEGGSKFFAGYQPFVNMCVGGVTRDGRDATNDLTYLLMDAVRHVRIYQPSLATRVHNRSPLKYLKKIVDVIRSGMGFPAVHFDDAHIKMMLAKGVSMEDARDYCLMGCVEPQKSGRLYQWTSTAYTQWPICIELVLNHGVPLWYGKKVCPDMGPLEQFDTYEKFEAAVKEQIRYITKWSSVATVISQRVHRDLAPKPLMSIMYEGCMESGRDVASGGAMYNFGPGVVWSGLATYVDSMAAIRKLVYEDKKYTLAQMNEALKANFEGHEQMLADCLAAPKYGNDDDYADLIAADLVHFTEQEHRKFKTLYSVLSHGTLSISNNTPFGQLLGASANGRRAWMPLSDGISPTQGADYKGPTAIIKSVSKMANDNMNIGMVHNFKLMSGLLDTPEGENGIITLIRTACMLGNGEMQFNYLDNEVLLDAQKHPEKYRDLVVRVAGYSAFFVELCKDVQDEIISRTMLHSL
- a CDS encoding aldehyde dehydrogenase family protein — its product is MMIVDSDLLSMQKARILAENAFEAQRRLAAFTQERLDAIVEAMADAVEGHVRALAVQSQEETGYGRWQDKYLKNRFVCDTVRMRLRGMRCVGVIGEDRERRLLDIGVPVGVVVSLCPVTSPVSTTIHNALIAIKSGNAIIFSPHPRACGSIGKVLGIMATAAYAHGLPEGALAYLDTVTRSGTRELMRHPAVSLVMVTGVPGMVREARDAGKSVICGGTGHGPAFIERTADVNRAVRDIIASKTFDNGIASSAEQSIVADACIEQEVRRALRENGAYFMSEEESHRLGALFFCADGRRNPAMVGLAPAALARRAGFCVPEETTVLVADRRYVSVSDPYCRELLCPVLALYVEDDWMHACEKCIELLVHERSAHTLVIHSRDEEVIRQFALRKPVARLLVNTPSTFGGMGATTNLFPSMTLGSGSTGQGITSDNVSPLHLVYTRRVGYGVRDMDGTHYANGTAPGTAAGATAGVTAGDLAATGQADILNKEDCNSIQMQALHRLLQEAIRAMDGSASGDGQ